The following coding sequences lie in one Rutidosis leptorrhynchoides isolate AG116_Rl617_1_P2 chromosome 6, CSIRO_AGI_Rlap_v1, whole genome shotgun sequence genomic window:
- the LOC139854802 gene encoding pentatricopeptide repeat-containing protein At2g37310 — MRFTKHVQFQFQTPIVTTQTHGPNYTAYGRIIQHCTDHRLIRRAKLIHAKLIISSVTLDNFLASKLITCYSKTNNLFEAHKVFDEIPNRNTFSWNALLMGYTMNNRHTDTINLFQRIISSASVSVKPDNYTVTCVLKSLSSLGCYDSSFGRTFHSFIIRNVLDHDAYVVNSLITFYCRCDDVVMARRLFDYTLDKDLVSWNSMMAGYSQGGYHMECKELYSKMLDFEDKRPNEFTVISVLQACAQSNDLGLGMEVHKFVIDNDIKMDLPVCNAFITMYAKCGSLDYAQQLFDEMSDKDEISYGCLISGYMLHGFVDKAMNLFKEMEKPGLSTWNAVISGQFQNKQYDTVLDSFREMQVNGFKPNAVTLSNILPTISHLSNLKGGKEVHAYAIKNRYNTNIYVATAIIDTYAKLGFLNSTQLVFDQSEKRSVIIWTSLMSAYSAHGKVNEVLNLFNQMINEGIKPDPVTFTSLLSACAHSGLVDDSWRIFNSMLPRYGIKPSMEHYACMVGVLSRALKLNEAVDFIKKMPFEPSARIWGALLNGASVCGDVEIGKFACDHLFEIEPENTGNYIIMANLYSRAGKWEEAESVRVMLDDIGLKKIAGCSWIETLGGIQSFIAKDVSNEKTEEIYATLGGLLNVMSEERCTVSEDFHEGSVCYLEPNCSNLV; from the coding sequence ATGAGATTCACAAAACatgttcaatttcaatttcaaaccCCAATTGTCACTACACAAACCCATGGACCCAACTATACAGCATACGGCCGCATCATCCAACACTGCACGGACCACCGGCTCATTCGCCGAGCTAAACTCATCCATGCCAAACTCATCATCTCTTCAGTCACTCTAGACAACTTTTTAGCTTCAAAACTCATCACTTGTTACTCTAAAACCAACAACTTATTCGAAGCCCACAAGGTGTTCGACGAAATTCCCAACAGAAACACTTTTTCATGGAACGCGTTGCTCATGGGCTACACCATGAACAATCGTCACACCGATACTATAAACCTTTTTCAACGCATTATATCATCTGCTTCAGTGTCTGTAAAACCTGATAATTATACTGTTACATGTGTGTTAAAGTCGTTATCCTCGTTGGGGTGTTACGACTCGAGTTTTGGTAGAACATTTCATAGTTTTATTATACGGAACGTGTTGGACCATGATGCATACGTGGTAAATTCTTTGATAACTTTTTATTGTAGgtgtgatgatgttgttatggCGAGAAGATTGTTCGATTATACGCTTGATAAAGATCTTGTGTCGTGGAATTCAATGATGGCAGGGTATTCGCAAGGAGGCTATCATATGGAATGTAAAGAATTGTATTCCAAAATGTTGGATTTTGAGGATAAAAGACCGAATGAGTTTACTGTGATTAGTGTCTTGCAAGCGTGCGCACAATCGAATGATCTTGGTTTAGGGATGGAAGTTCATAAGTTtgttattgataatgatattaaaatGGATCTCCCGGTTTGTAATGCGTTTATTACAATGTACGCAAAATGTGGTAGTCTGGATTATGCCCAACAACTATTTGATGAAATGAGCGATAAGGATGAGATTAGTTACGGATGTTTAATATCGGGTTACATGCTTCATGGTTTTGTAGATAAAGCTATGAACCTTTTTAAAGAAATGGAAAAACCGGGATTGAGTACATGGAACGCTGTCATATCGGGCCAGTTTCAAAACAAGCAATACGATACTGTATTAGATTCATTTCGTGAAATGCAGGTTAACGGGTTTAAACCGAACGCTGTAACACTTTCAAATATTTTGCCTACTATTTCACATTTATCTAATTTAAAAGGGGGTAAAGAGGTACACGCATATGCAATAAAAAATAGATACAACACGAATATCTATGTAGCGACTGCTATTATCGATACTTATGCTAAGTTAGGTTTTTTAAATAGTACCCAGTTAGTTTTTGATCAATCAGAAAAGAGAAGTGTGATAATATGGACGTCGCTGATGTCAGCGTATTCTGCACATGGAAAGGTTAACGAAGTGCTTAATTTGTTTAACCAGATGATTAACGAGGGAATAAAGCCAGATCCTGTTACATTTACATCTTTATTATCAGCTTGTGCTCATTCGGGTTTAGTGGATGATTCTTGGAGGATATTTAACAGTATGTTACCAAGATATGGAATTAAGCCTTCAATGGAGCATTATGCTTGTATGGTTGGTGTGTTAAGTCGAGCGTTGAAGCTAAATGAAGCGGTTGATTTTATAAAGAAGATGCCTTTTGAGCCGAGTGCTAGAATTTGGGGTGCGTTGCTTAACGGGGCTTCTGTTTGTGGTGATGTTGAAATTGGGAAATTTGCTTGTGATCATTTGTTTGAAATTGAGCCTGAGAATACAGGTAATTATATCATAATGGCAAATTTGTATTCGCGAGCTGGGAAATGGGAAGAAGCTGAAAGTGTTAGAGTGATGTTGGATGATATTGGGTTGAAGAAGATTGCAGGGTGTAGTTGGATTGAAACATTGGGAGGGATTCAAAGTTTTATAGCTAAAGATGTATCGAATGAAAAAACGGAGGAAATATATGCAACGTTAGGCGGATTATTGAACGTAATGAGTGAAGAGAGATGCACAGTTAGTGAAGATTTTCATGAGGGAAGTGTTTGTTACTTGGAACCAAATTGTTCGAATTTAGTATAG